GCTGCTGCTCGACCGGGCGTACATGCTGACCCTGACCGCGCCGGAGCTGACCGTCCTGGTCGGCGGCTTGCGGGCCCTGGGCAACAATGTCGGCGGCACGGCGCACGGCGTACTGACCGACAAGGCCGACACGCTGAGCACCGACTTCTTCGTCAACCTGCTCGCCGCGGGCACGGAGTGGAAGGCCTCGGCCGCGGAGGAGAACGTCTTCGAGATCCGCGACCTCGGTGCCGAGGACGTCAAGTGGACCGCGACCCCGGTCGACCTGGTCTTCGGCGCGAACTCGCAGCTGCGGGCGCTCGCCGAGGTGTACGCCGCCGGGGACGCGCAGGCCAAGTTCGTCAAGGACTTCGTCGCCGCGTGGGTCAAGGTGATGGAGCTCGACCGCTTCGACCTGAAGTGAGCTAGTACGGGTGCCGGGCCGGTCCACGATGGTGGGCCGGCCCGGCGTCGTTCACGGTTTCGGCATTCCGTACGCGTGGTCGACCGTCATCGTGAACAGCAGCCGCCCGTCGGCGACCATCGTGCGCCGGTAGTCGTCCCAGTCCGGGTGCTCGCCGGAGGCCGTCCGGTAGTAGTCGACCAGCGCCTCGACAGTCGCGTCGTCCGGCTGCTGCGCGACCGCGGACAGCTCGGCCTTGCCTTCCAGTACGACGTACGACCGGCCGCCCGGCCCGTCGACGTACAGGCTGGCCCGGGGATCGCGGCGCAGGTTCTTCGTCTTCGCGCGGTCGTCGGTCAGCGAGACGCTGATCCGGCCGCGCTCCGCGTCGTACACGTAGGTGACGTTCGACAGCTGCGGCCGGCCGTCCCGCTTGAGGGTGACCAGCGCACCGAGCCCATGGGTTCCGAGCCGCGCGGCGAGGGATTCAGTCATGCGGCCAGCCTAGGAGCTCAACCAAACTTGAAGGCAAGCCGCGAGCCTTCACAGCGAGGCTCCCAGCAGTACGCCGGTGACGACGACGGCCAGGCCGGCGGTGGTCAGGGGAGTGAGGCGTTCGCGCAGGACCAGCAGTCCGAGCAGGGTGCCGACGACCACGTTGAGGGTGCGTCCGATGGCTACGCTCTCGATCGAGGTCAGGGTCATGGCCACGAGGACGAGCCCGTAGCTGGCCGGGGTGAGGACGGCGATCGGTGCGGCGGAGCGCCAGTGCTGCAGGACCGCGCGCGGGCGGACGGCTGCGGTGAGCAGGATGACCTGGGCCAGGTTGCTGATCGCGAGGTAGGACAGGAGATCGACATCGAGCGTGGTGATCGCGAGGCCGTCCCACAGCGTGTAGGCGCAGCTGCAGGCGGCGACAGTGAGGCCGAGGGTGACGCCGCGGCCCAGCCCGCGGCGTCCTGGAGTGCGGTCCATCATGAGGATTCCGCAGGCGACGAGAGCCGCGCCGATCCACGTCACCATCGGCGGCAGTCCCGTCCACGGGATCGTCGCGAGCGTCACCAGCACCGGCGTCGTACCGCGGCTGACCGGGTAGACGATCGAGAACCCGCCCGCGCCGTACGCCTTCTGCAGCGTCACCGCGTACGCCGTGTGCAGTGCCATGCTGACCAGCGCCGCCCACCAGGCCGGCCCGAGTCCGCGCCAGACGATCAGCCCGACGGACACCGGAGCTGTCAGGACCGCGCACAACCAGACGAATCCCGGCCCCTGCAGGGGCGATCGTTTGACCAGCAGGTTCCAGGTCGCGTGGCAGCCGGCGGCAACGGTGAGCAAGGCAAGAGCGATCACGTAGACAGTGTCTACACGACCGCAGTAGACGCTGTCTACTCACCTGCCGATCACGCTGTGTGTCTCGCCGATCGAGACCCCCGGTTCGACGGCCGGGCACGGCTGTGCATAAACTCGCAGGCATCATGCGGCACCAGCTTCTCCTCCTTCGCTGCCGCGGCGAGGCCTGACCAGGCCGGTTCCCTCGCCGCGGAGTTCTGTCGTGCGCCGGTCGTCTGCGACCCGTAGTACAGCCTTCCCGAGGAGAATCCCGTGGCACCGAAGAACCAGCCTCAGCCCGTCCAGCAGCCGTCCGGGATGCCGGTAGCGCGCTACCGCGCGTTCCCCCCGATCGACCTGCCGGACCGCACCTGGCCGGCGAAGTCCGTCGAGCGGACGCCGCGCTGGCTGTCCACCGACTTGCGCGACGGCAACCAGGCGCTGGTCGAGCCGATGTCTCCGGCCCGCAAGCGCCGGATGTTCGACCTGCTGGTCCGGATGGGCTACAAGGAGATCGAGGTCGGTTTCCCCAGCGCCAGCCAGTACGACTTCGACTTCGTCCGGTCGCTGATCGAGGGCGACGCGATCCCGGACGACGTGACGATCTCGGTGCTGACCCAGGCCCGCGAGGAGCTGATCGAGCGGACCGTGCAGTCGCTGCAAGGCTCGCCGAAGGCGACCATCCACCTGTACAACGCGACCGCGCCGCTGTTTCGCCGGGTCGTGTTCAACGTCGAGAAGGCCGAGTGCCTGAACATCGCGGTCCGCGGTACCGAGACGGTGATGAAGTACGCCGACGAGCTGCTGGGCGACTGCGAGTTCGGCTACCAGTACAGCCCGGAGATCTTCACCGGCACCGAGCTGGAGTTCGCGCTGGAGGTGTGCGAGGCGGTCAGTGACGTCTGGCAGCCGGCCGCGGGTCGCGAGATCATCCTGAACCTGCCGGCCACCGTCGAGATGTCCACGCCGAACGTGTACGCCGACCAGATCGAGTGGTTCGGCCGGAACCTCACCCGGCGTGAGCACAGCACGATCAGCCTGCACCCGCACAACGACCGGGGGACGGCGGTCGCCGCCACCGAGCTGGCGCTGATGGCCGGCGCGGACCGCGTCGAGGGCTGCCTGTTCGGCCACGGCGAGCGGACCGGCAACGTCGACCTGGTCACGCTGGGGATGAACCTGTTCAGCCAGGGCATCGACCCGCAGATCGACTTCTCCGACATCGACGAGATCCGCCGTACGGTCGAGTACTGCACCCAGATGCGGGTGCCCGAGCGGCAGCCGTACGCCGGTGACCTGGTCTACACCGCCTTCTCCGGCTCGCACCAGGACGCGATCAAGAAGGGCCTGGAGGCGCTGGACAAGCAGGCCGCGGCCGAGGGCCGGCCGGTCGGCGAGATCACCTGGGAAGCGCCGTACCTGCCGATCGACCCGAAGGACGTCGGCCGGTCGTACGAGGCCGTGATCCGGGTCAACTCGCAGTCCGGCAAGGGCGGCGTCGCGTACATCATGAAGTCCGAGCACCGTCTCGACCTGCCGCGCCGGCTGCAGATCGAGTTCAGCCGGGTGATCCAGCAGCACACCGACGCCGAGGGCGGCGAGGTCGGCCCGCAGGTGATGTGGGACATCTTCTCCACCGAGTACCTGGTGCCGGGCAAGCTGTCGCTGCTGACCGTCACGTCGACGTCCGGTGGTGAGGGCAACGAGAC
The Kribbella italica DNA segment above includes these coding regions:
- a CDS encoding PPOX class F420-dependent oxidoreductase, with the translated sequence MTESLAARLGTHGLGALVTLKRDGRPQLSNVTYVYDAERGRISVSLTDDRAKTKNLRRDPRASLYVDGPGGRSYVVLEGKAELSAVAQQPDDATVEALVDYYRTASGEHPDWDDYRRTMVADGRLLFTMTVDHAYGMPKP
- the leuA gene encoding 2-isopropylmalate synthase; the protein is MPVARYRAFPPIDLPDRTWPAKSVERTPRWLSTDLRDGNQALVEPMSPARKRRMFDLLVRMGYKEIEVGFPSASQYDFDFVRSLIEGDAIPDDVTISVLTQAREELIERTVQSLQGSPKATIHLYNATAPLFRRVVFNVEKAECLNIAVRGTETVMKYADELLGDCEFGYQYSPEIFTGTELEFALEVCEAVSDVWQPAAGREIILNLPATVEMSTPNVYADQIEWFGRNLTRREHSTISLHPHNDRGTAVAATELALMAGADRVEGCLFGHGERTGNVDLVTLGMNLFSQGIDPQIDFSDIDEIRRTVEYCTQMRVPERQPYAGDLVYTAFSGSHQDAIKKGLEALDKQAAAEGRPVGEITWEAPYLPIDPKDVGRSYEAVIRVNSQSGKGGVAYIMKSEHRLDLPRRLQIEFSRVIQQHTDAEGGEVGPQVMWDIFSTEYLVPGKLSLLTVTSTSGGEGNETVAVQVYSNGVPHELTGEGNGPVSAFVDALKPLKYDVRVLDYHEHALSAGGDALAAAYVECEVGDEVFWGVGRDANILTASLKAVVSAINRATR